The genomic window GGAGCTGGGGCGGGAGGATGCTTTTGGCCTGGTCTTCGGGGGGGACGATGGCGAGGGGGCGGCCGATGATGCCGTGATCCCACCCGAGCTGGAGGAACTGGAGCTGGCTGGCTTTGAGGGTGTCTGCCTGGATGCCGAGGGGGGCGAGGACGGCGCTGAGGCGGCGGCTGATGGCGTTGTTTTTATAATGAAACTGCCGGTAGGTGGGGGCGGCCTGCCGGGCCATGGTGTGGCCGAGGAGGTACCACTCGCCGTGGGGATGGGGGACGGGATCGGCTGCGAGCACGGGGTGGGTGAGGGTGAGCAGCAGGGCGAGGAGGAGGTGTTTCAAGTTTGAGGTTTGAAGTTTAAAGTTGGGGGAGCGAGGGGGAGGCGGAGGATTTATGATTTATGATTTGTGATTTATGATTTGGGGGCGGGTGAGGAAGAGGAAGAGTCCGATGCCGCGTGCGTGTGATGCGGGGGTGCGGGAGGTGGCGGCGCGGGTGGGTCGAGGACGAGGACGAGGACGAGGAGGAGGAGGAGTGGGGGTTACTGTTTGACAGGGGTGAGGGTGATGATGATGAGGCGGAGGTGACGGGTGGGGTGGGGGTCGGGGCTGAAGACGTCGTAGAGGACGGTGTAGCCGGGGATGTCGCGCCGGGTGTAGGGGGTGGATTTGTCGTTGGCGACGGCGTCTTTGAGGGTGTGGAGGATGGTGGTGGCGGCGATGACGTCTGGGAGGGCGGCGCAGATGTCGGGATGGTAGGTGTCGAGGATGTGGCGGAGGGCGGTGTATTCGGCCTGGCTGCTGGGGAGGAGGGGCTGGTCGGGGCCGGTGGATTCGAGGTAGAGGCAGGCCTGGGCGATGAGGGTGTGGGTGTGGGACTGGTCGTGGAGGGTGAGGAGGGCGGGGGCGGTGTCTGTGCTGGTGTCGGCAAGGGTTTCGGAGCTGGGGGGGGTGCCGGTGGCGGGGGGCGGGGCGATGATGCGGAGGCGGGAGTCGATGGTGGGGGCCTCGGGGAGGGTGGGGAGGGTGATGCTGTCTGCGAGGTCGGCGGCGCTGGGGCTGGGTACGGGGAGGCTGGCCTGGTCTGCAAGGATGGCGGCGGAGGTCTTGAGGAGGGGGGCGAGGGTGGCGAGGAGGTTCTGGACGGGGATGGAGGTGTAGGCGCGGGTGTAGTGGGCCTGGCGGATGGTGTCGTCCTGAGCCATGGCGGCGAAGGCGGCGCGGTCTTTTTCTTCCTGGGCGCGGCGGTCGGCCTCTTCCTGGATGCGGCGGGCTTCTTCCTGCTGACGGGCTTTTTGCTGGGCTTCGGTGAGGGCGTCGTACTGGCGGCGGTCGGTCCAGACGCCGTTGAGGCGGACGAGTTTGTCTTTTTCGTAGTGGTCGATCTCGGTCTGGATGGCTTTGGTGGCGGCGGTGACGGCGCTGGTGAGGAGGGGGGACTGACGGGCGGCGGCGGCGAGCTGGGCCTGGATCTCGCGGCAGCGCTGGACGTGCTGGGGGGTGGTGAAGTCGGCCTCGAAGAGGAGGCCGAATTTGATGTCGGTGACGTACATCTGGCGGGCGAGGTAGAAGGGCTTGGTCTGGCCGATGTCGTACTGGAGCCAGATGGGGCCGCTGGTGTCTTCGCTGAGGTAGAGGGTGCCCTGGTAGTGGGCGGGCTGGTCGCTGAGGGCAGTCTTGTAAATGACGAAGCCGCGGGCGAAGCGGGAGGCGGCGCGGGCCGGGGATGCGCCGAGGTGGAGAAGCAGGAGGAGTGCGAGGAGGTGTAGGGTGCGCACGGGCATGCGGGAGGTGTAACGAGGGGAGGGTTTTTTGTAAAGGGGAGACTCGGGGGCGGGGAGGAAGTTTGCGGTGGTTTGCGGTGGTTTGCGGTGGTTTGCGGTGGTTTGCGGTGGTTTGCGGTGGTTTGCGGTGGTTTGCGGTGGTGGGAAGAGCTGAGGGGGGCCGCAAAGAGGGGAAAGGGGGGGCGGGGGCGAGGGATGGCCACAAAGAGGCGCAAGAGGGGCGCAAAAAAGGGTGGTGGATGGGGGAACGAAGTCCCCTGCTCTGCTGGGGTTTGGCTTGGGGCTTGCCTTCGTACGTATCCCCAGCTTTGTTGCTGAACACCCATAGGAATTTCACGAATGCCCGCCTCCGCCTCAGAGCTCTTCATCGTCGACAACAGCGACAGCGAATGGAAAGTCCGCAATTATCTCGCCGACTGGTGTGAGCTTTCGAAGACCATCGACATCGCGACCGGCTATTTTGAGATCGGCGCACTCCTCGCCCTTAAAGACAAATGGCAGCAGGTCGACTCCATCCGCCTGCTCATGGGCGATGAAGTTTCAAAGCGCACCAAGCGGGCTTTTGAAGAGGGCTTGAAGAAGATCACCTCCATCTTGGATGCCAGTCTGGAAGGCGAGAAAAGGGCGAATGACTTCCTCTCCGGCGTGCCCGCAGTGGTCGAGGCGCTGCGCGCCGGCAAGATTCAGTGCCGGGTCTATCGCAAGGACAAGTTTCATGCCAAATGCTACCTCACCCACGCCAGGCAGGCCGTCATCGGTTCCTTTGGCCTTGTTGGCTCGTCCAATTTCACCAGACCAGGCCTGGAGGACAATGTGGAGCTCAATGTCCAGATTCGTGGCAATGACGTAAAGCTGCTCCAGGAATGGTACGAACGGCACTGGGAGGAGTCCGAAGATATCACGGCAGACGTGCTCCGCACCTTTGAGCGCCATACCAATCCGCGCACGCCTTTCGAGGTCTGGTTCAAAGCATTGCATGAGCTGCTGCGTGGGCACGAACTCACCCCCGATGAATGGGACCGCGAGCGCTCCATCATTTTCCCCCGGCTCGCCCGTTACCAGCAGGACGCGTACAAAAATCTCGTCGAAATCGCCCGTCTCTACGGCGGCGCGTTCCTCTGTGACGGCGTAGGCCTAGGCAAGACCTACGTTGGCCTCATGATCATTGAGCGAATGGTCATGCATGAAGGCAAGAGGGTCGTGTTGTTTGCCCCAAAAGCCGCCCGCGAGGACGTCTGGGCACCTGCGGTGGAGCGCCTGCTGCCGGATCTGAACAGCGGCTTTGTCACCTTCATTCCTTACAATCACACCGACCTGCAGCGCAAAGGCAAGTATCCCGCAGACCTGGCGCGTACGCTTCGCGATGCCGATGTCATCCTGATTGACGAGGCTCATCACTTCCGCAATCCCGGCGGCGCAGGCGAGGGTGCGCTTGAGCAGTCACGCTATCGCAAGCTCCAGCAGTACCTGCATCAGCAGGGCGGGCGGGAGAAGCAGATGTTCTTCCTCACCGCCACACCCATCAACAACAGTGTCCACGACTTCCGCCACATCCTGGAGCTGGCCACCAATGGAGAGGATGCTTATTTCGCCACCGGCACGCGAAATCTGGGCATCCACAATCTGCGTGCGCACTTCGTGCAGTTGGAGCGCTCGCTTTTGCAGACGCCTGCCGCCGCCACCGAAAACGAAGCCAGCGAATTCTTCCGCGTCGAAGAGGCCCTTCAAAAAGATGCCATTTTCGACGAGCTCGTGGTCCAGCGCTCGCGTGTCTATGTCAAGAAGAGCGAGAGCGGCTCCGCAGGCGGCTCGGTCGTCTTCCCCGCACGGGAAATCCCGCGGGTCGCTCCGTACAAGCTCAAAGTCACCTATGGCCGCCTGCTGGAGTCTGTGGAGCAGGCCTTCAGCCGCACCAAGCCTCTCTTTGCGCTCAGCATCTACTATCCGCTCGCCTACTGGAAAGGCCCTTCGGATGCTCCTGAGCTGCAAACTTTCAACACGGGCCGCCAGGCCCAGGTAGTTTCGCTGGTCCGCACTCAGTTTTTAAAGCGCTTCGAAAGCTCGGCCCATGCCTTTGAGCAGTCCTGCTGGCGGCTGCTGAAGAAACTGCTCGCCTGGGTGGAGGTGCATACCAGCAGTGATCATGACAAACGGCGGCTTGAGCGCTGGAAACTGAAGAATGACAAGCTCATCGGTTACGCCACCGCCCATCAGCAGGAACTCTGGCCTTCCGAGGAAGGCAGCGCGGACGATGACGACAACGATTTCATCACCCAGGCAGATCTGGACGCCACCGAGAAGCTGGATCCGGAACTTTACAAGGTGGATGAAATCCTGGACGACACCTTCATGGATCTCGACCAGATCGTCGATTTCCTCAATCTGGGCGCCAAGGTGGACCCCGCCAAGGACGACAAGCTCAAAGCGCTGATCAAAATGCTCAAGTCTGACAAGGACTTGAAAGGCCGGAAGGTGATCATCTTCTCCGAGTTTGCGGATACCGCCTGGTATCTGGACAGGCACCTCAAAGAGGCGGGTATCGAGGGCGTGGAGCGCATCGATGGCAGCTGCAGCCAGCGGGTGCGCAGCAGTGTCATTCACCGCTTCTCGCCTTTCTACAATGGGCGGAGTCCGGCTCAGCTGGCCGCTGAGGGGCAGCAGGAGATTCAGGTGCTCATCGCCACAGATGTGCTTGCCGAAGGCCTCAACCTCCAGGACGCCGACCGCCTCATCAATTATGACCTGCACTGGAACCCCGTGCGCCTCATGCAGCGCATCGGTCGTGTGGACCGCCGGGTGAATCCTGAGACGGAGCAGGCGCTGCTGGAGGCACATCCGCACCTCGCCTCCACACGTGGCCGGATCATCTATTGGAACTTCCTGCCTCCGGATGAGCTCGACAGCCTGCTGCGCCTTTACAACCGGGTGAATCGCAAGACCCTCGTCATCTCCCGCACCTTTGGCATCGAGGGGCGCAAACTACTCACTCCGGATGACGAGTTTGACCCCATCAAAGAGATCAACGAGCAGTATGAAGGCCAGGAGAGCGAGAGCGAAGCCCTGCGCCTGGAGTACGAAGAACTCACCCGCCTTCATCCGGACCTCGCGGCTCAGCTTCCTGACTTGCCTCTCAAGCTGTTCAGTGGTCGCAAAACACCCACGGCAGGTGTTCGCGCCGTGTTCTTCTGCTTCCGCATTCCGCATCCCGACCCCGCTCTCGTCGAGGCTGCGGACGGCGCCGCACGCTGGTCTGAATCCGCTGGTGAGACCGTCTGGCTTTGCACTGATCCTGAGGGGAAGAACATTGCCGACACTCCGCGCACCATCGCCGATCTCATCCGCTCTCAGCCCGACACCCCTGTTCATCATTCACTGGACCACGCTGCTCTCTCCAAACTGCGTCAGAAGGTGGAGAAAGAACTCATCAAATCACACCTCCGCTCGCTCCAGGCCCCGGCAGGTGTTTCACCGGTGTTGAAGTGCTGGATGGAAGTGACTTAACTATGGCAAAACAGTCCACGAACCAAGACAGACTAAATGCATTGGCTCAGCACTCCTTGCCCGAGCCTTTCCACAGCCACCTGGAGCAGGTCCACAAAATCTGCCGTCAAATGCGAGATCATGTGGGCCTTCTCGGGATGAACTTGGATTTCACACCAGACGGCCGCTTTGTAGGCGATATGGGCGAGCTCATTGCCGCCCTCAAATTTGGGGTCACGATTCACAAAAGCCTTAAAGGCGGTCAGGATGGCGTTTGCTCAGTCACTGGAAAAAGCGTCGAGGTCAAACTTCGGACGCAAGCAAACTCGATTATCTGGGTCAAAGGAGTGCCTGACATCCTGCTTGTCATCTATTTGTGTCCCACAAGTCTTAGATGGGGAGTGGTTTACAACGGTCCTGGCACTGTGATTCAGGACACCCAGTTTGCCAAATACAACGAGCGGCATGGTCGCTATGAAACCTCCATACCCAAGATGCTAGCCGCTAGCGAAGCGATGCTTTTACAGGATCAGCCGACGACACTCATATTACACCAAGTGCACTGAATCAATGTCCTCAGTCCCCAACCTCCGCCAAGTCCGCACCTTCAAAGACCTTATCCGTTATCTGGAGGATGAGCTTCACTGGCCTCTCGAAGGCTATGAGATGGAGGAATTGACCTTCGATTACGAACCTGCCGATCTCGGCCTCAAAGACGATGATGCAGCCAAGGTCAAGAGCATCCGACAGCTTCGCCCCCTGACCTCGGACCAGCCCTGGGGCATCTTCTTCATTGAGTTCGACAAGAAGAAACTACCCGTCGTCGTTCTGCGCCGAATTCTGTCCCACCTCGTCGTCAAGAAAAGGGCCTCGGCAAACAAGGCGGCCAGCAAGGCTTGGAACGCCGATGACCTCCTGTTTGTCTCGGCTTTTGGTCCCGAGGACGACGACGGTCGCGAGATCGGATTCGCGCACTTTCACCAGGAGTCTGGAGACCTGCCGAGCCTGCGCGTGCTTGGGTGGGATGGGGCGGACACAGCCATGAAGCTCAATGCTGTCGCCACCACCCTGCGTGAACGGCTCCGCTGGCCGGAAAAAGGAGAGAAAATCGACGCTTGGCAGCAGCGCTGGGCGGGCGCTTTCAAGCATCGCATCGACCACATCATCAGGA from Prosthecobacter vanneervenii includes these protein-coding regions:
- a CDS encoding helicase-related protein, coding for MPASASELFIVDNSDSEWKVRNYLADWCELSKTIDIATGYFEIGALLALKDKWQQVDSIRLLMGDEVSKRTKRAFEEGLKKITSILDASLEGEKRANDFLSGVPAVVEALRAGKIQCRVYRKDKFHAKCYLTHARQAVIGSFGLVGSSNFTRPGLEDNVELNVQIRGNDVKLLQEWYERHWEESEDITADVLRTFERHTNPRTPFEVWFKALHELLRGHELTPDEWDRERSIIFPRLARYQQDAYKNLVEIARLYGGAFLCDGVGLGKTYVGLMIIERMVMHEGKRVVLFAPKAAREDVWAPAVERLLPDLNSGFVTFIPYNHTDLQRKGKYPADLARTLRDADVILIDEAHHFRNPGGAGEGALEQSRYRKLQQYLHQQGGREKQMFFLTATPINNSVHDFRHILELATNGEDAYFATGTRNLGIHNLRAHFVQLERSLLQTPAAATENEASEFFRVEEALQKDAIFDELVVQRSRVYVKKSESGSAGGSVVFPAREIPRVAPYKLKVTYGRLLESVEQAFSRTKPLFALSIYYPLAYWKGPSDAPELQTFNTGRQAQVVSLVRTQFLKRFESSAHAFEQSCWRLLKKLLAWVEVHTSSDHDKRRLERWKLKNDKLIGYATAHQQELWPSEEGSADDDDNDFITQADLDATEKLDPELYKVDEILDDTFMDLDQIVDFLNLGAKVDPAKDDKLKALIKMLKSDKDLKGRKVIIFSEFADTAWYLDRHLKEAGIEGVERIDGSCSQRVRSSVIHRFSPFYNGRSPAQLAAEGQQEIQVLIATDVLAEGLNLQDADRLINYDLHWNPVRLMQRIGRVDRRVNPETEQALLEAHPHLASTRGRIIYWNFLPPDELDSLLRLYNRVNRKTLVISRTFGIEGRKLLTPDDEFDPIKEINEQYEGQESESEALRLEYEELTRLHPDLAAQLPDLPLKLFSGRKTPTAGVRAVFFCFRIPHPDPALVEAADGAARWSESAGETVWLCTDPEGKNIADTPRTIADLIRSQPDTPVHHSLDHAALSKLRQKVEKELIKSHLRSLQAPAGVSPVLKCWMEVT
- a CDS encoding DUF6998 domain-containing protein; translated protein: MAKQSTNQDRLNALAQHSLPEPFHSHLEQVHKICRQMRDHVGLLGMNLDFTPDGRFVGDMGELIAALKFGVTIHKSLKGGQDGVCSVTGKSVEVKLRTQANSIIWVKGVPDILLVIYLCPTSLRWGVVYNGPGTVIQDTQFAKYNERHGRYETSIPKMLAASEAMLLQDQPTTLILHQVH